The sequence below is a genomic window from Candidatus Nanopelagicales bacterium.
CGACACCGGCGACACCCCGATCACCAAACCGTCAGCCTGACCATCAAGGCCCCGCCCCGAACCCCGGGACGGGGCCTACGTCATACGCCTCAACCGCACCCACGATGACGCCGACATCCTCATCCAGCGTGGCGGCTAACATGCTGGCCATCGATGAGCCGCGGTCGGCGTGCAGGGTGAGTTGGCGGGGGTCAACGTCCTGCATGGCGACTGTGTCCGCGATCAGCACTTCGGCCAGGGCCGCTCGCTCATGCGGGGCTAACATCCAGCCCACCACGTACCGGGAGTAAATATCCAAGATCACGTACAGGTAGTAGTACGTCCACTTGGCCGGTCCGTGCAACTTCGTGATGTCCCAACTCCATACGTGGTTGGGGGCGACGGCGATCAGTTCCGGTTTGACCAAGGCCGGGTGGGTCGCCTGCGCCCGGCGCTCACCGGTCTGTCCCGCTGCGCGCAGCAACCGGTACATGGTCGGCACCGATGCCAGGTACACGCCCTCGTCCAGCAAAGTGGCATAGACCGTGGCGGGGGCCTGGTCCGCGAACCGCTCGCTATTGAGCACCCGCAGCACCTCGGCGTTCTCCACCGAGCTCAACGCCCGCGGCTGGGCCTTGCGCTGGCGGGGACCCACCGGTGGTGGTGGTGGGTTCTTGGCCCGGTAGTGCGAGGCCCGGGACCGCCCGACCGAGGCGCACGCGGCGCCCCGGTCGCATCCGCCATCATGAACCAACTCCTCAACTGCGGTGTCCATCAGATCGTCGGCCGCTCGTCGGTGTCCGCACTCTTGGCAAGCTCCTCCAAGAGTGCATTGATATGCAGGTGATCTGAGCCCGGTGGTGGGAGGCTGGCTGAAGGTCGCCGAACGTCGCCGAAGGTCGATTCTCAAGGAGGCCCGGCATGTCAGTTCCTGTTTCGATTCCCACGAGTTCGGCTGGCGGCGGCATCCCCAAGTCCGGGGATCCGTTGGTTGATGAGTACTTGGCGTTTGTTGCCGCCCGGGCCAGACCAAACACGCTGCTGGCCCAAGTTTTTGACCTGCGGGTCTTCTTCGCGGCGGTGGATGTTGGTGTGTGCGATGTGAGCACCGCTGATGTTCTGGCGTTCATCACATCCCAACGCGCCCCGCGACGAGGCGGCAACGTTGTGCGCTTCAGCGACGGTGAAGCCGGCTTGGCCGCCTCGACAATCAAACGCAGATTGGCATCGGTATCGGGGCTGTACTCCTATCTCGCGGCGCGGGGTCTGGTCGGGGCGAACCCAGTACCCCGCAGTCTGGCGACCCGGCGTGCCGGTGGTCGTGGGGTTCCGTTGATCAGATCCGCCCGCCGCCTACCTCGGGTTCTGTCTCCAGTGGAGGTCAATGATCTGGTCGCTGCGTTGCGCACCGACCGGGACCGGGCAATGGTGGCTGCGATGGTGTTGGGAGGGCTGCGTCGCTGCGAGGTGCTCGGGCTGTCGTTGGCGGACATCAGCCCAGGTGATAAGCGTGTCTGGATCACCCACGGCAAGGGCGGGCATGAGCGGATCGTGCCGCTGGCAGGTTCCTTCTTCGTGGTGCTGGGTGCCTATCTGGATGCTGAACGACCCGCCGATTCACCGACGGATCGGGTGTTCGTGGTCCTCAAAGGACCCCACCGCGGGCACCCCCTGTCGGCGGCCGGAGTCGATGAGATTCTTTCCGGCGCCCGCGGTCGTGCCGGGCTGGTCCACGCGACCTGCCACGAGCTGCGTCACACCTGCTTCACAAGGTTGCGCGAGGCTGGCATGGCGTTGGAAGCCATTCAGGCCCAGGCCGGGCATGCCAGCATCGAAACAACCCGGATCTACCTGCACCTGTCCAACGATTGGCTGCACGGGCAGTACTCCAAGGCGATGGACGTCATCGACGGTGTCGGTTTCGACCCGCAGGCACAGCCATGAACACACCGGTGATCAGCAACCTGATCACGTCCGAGTCAGAGGGCTTGGACCGGATCGCACGAGGCTACGTCCGCGCCGCGACCACCGCGTCTGCGGGCAAGTGCCGGGCTCGCGCTGCCATGCGGTTCAATGCCCGTTTCGGATCGTTGGCCCACTGGCTGGAAGTCCCGATCGGCCAGCGGATGGCGGTTGCGGTGGAGGATCGAGCCTACGCAGCCCACGCGGCAGTGATGGCTCACCAGGTCGTTGATGCCCAATTCGTCGTCATCTCCAAGGGCCAGTGGGGCCGCCACATCACCTGCCGTGAACCACTGGCGGCAGCGCAGTTCACCAGCGAGGCCGCCAGTCTGGGGTTCACCGAGGGTCAAATCAGGCACATGTGGTCCCGGTTGGCCCAGATTTGTGTTGTGACTGGCCGCAGTCCGGACACCCTCTCAGCGCAGGAGTACGTGTCCGGTCGCCAGGCACTGTTCCAGGCAGCCACGGCCGAGCGCCGCGCCACCAACGCGCTGACCACCCCGCTGTTCGGTTTGGACGCGGTGATGTTCCACCGAGGCCAGTGCCCGGCACCCACCGGGCGCCGCTCGTCCAACCCCGGTCACGAGATCGACTGGGACACCGTCGCAGCACAGGCCCCCCAGCTCGCCGCAACCATGCGCCGCTACCTGGGGCAGATCGCGATCAGCCTGCGACCCGGATCGGTGGCACTGATCGACACCGCGTTGCGGCAACTGGCCGGACTGCTCATCGCCGGGCACCCCGACGTGACCTGCGTGGCCAACATCAGCCGCCAGCACATCGAGGCCTACCGAACCTGGCTAGTCGCCCGACCCGGATACCGCCGCCAGCCCCACCTATCAAAGACGACCATCGGGATGCGGATGGGACACCTGCGGGGCTTCTTCGAGCGGATCATCGAATGGGGATACGACGACATTCCGCACCGGATCCCGGTCTACTCCTGCGACCGCCCCATCAAAGACACCCCCCTGCCAAGGTTTCTGGACGACCCGACTGCGGCGAAGTTCATGGCCGCAGCCCGGGCGCTGCCAGACCCCTTCGACCGCCTCGCCATCGAACTGCTGGCCCGCACCGGGATGCGCAAAGGTGAGCTGCTCGCCCTGACGATCGACGCGGTCGTGCAAATCGGGTCCGACTACTGGCTGCGCACCCCCGTGGGCAAACTGCACAACGACCGGTACATTCCCTTGCACCCCGTCCTCAAGGACATGATCGATGTCTGGCTTGCCGACCGCCCAGACTGGCAGACCAGCAACCTGCTGCTCACCTTCCGGGGCCGACCCATCCCACAAACACGCGTCGACGGGGCAGTCCGACGCGCGGCAGCAGCCGCCGGAATCGGCCACGTCCATCCCCACCAACTGCGCCACACCCTGGCCACCCAAGCAATCAACCGCGGCATGAGCCTGGAGGCGATCGCCGCGCTTCTGGGCCACAAGACAATGACGATGACGATGCTCTACGCCCGCATCGGCGACCGCACCGTCGCCGAGGAATACTTCAACGTCACCGCCAAGGTCGAAGCGCTCTACCACGACCCCAGCAAGGTCATCCTGCCCGCCGAGGCCGAGGGCTCGGCAATGGCACACCTACGCACCGAAACCCACCGCCTGCTCGGCAACGGCTACTGCACCAGACCCGCGATACTGGACTGCCAATTCGAGACGATCTGCGAGAGCTGCACGTTCTTCCTCACCAGCACCAAGTTCCTGCCCGTACTGCAAAACCAACGCGACGACGCGGCCTGCAAAGGCCAAGTCGCCAGACAACACATCTTCGACGCAATCCTTCACCAACTCGACACCACTGGCACTTGACAAGACCGATCACCTGTATAAGCGGAGAGTTTTGCCTGAACGTCGTTGATCCTCCGGCTCGTTGCCAGCTCGGCGGCCAACCGCTCGTTCTCCCGCGCCATCCGAGCCAACTCTTTGGCGGCGGCGTCTGGCTTCGGGCCCGGGCGATGCCCGGCGAACGCCTCATCGACGGCCTTCGCCGCTTGATGCTGCCACTTGTGGATCAACGTGGAATACAGACTCTCCCGCCGCAGCAACGCCCCCCGCTCACCGCGCGGTGTCGCTTCATACTCGGCCAAGACCTTCTTCTTGTAAGCCGCGGTGAACGAGCGCGGCTTCGCTCTCGGAGCGACCTGCGGATCGGGCATATCAACCATCCGGCCAGCATCCACGACACCAACCGAACCGTTCCAATTCTCGGACATCATCAACCTCATTCATGCCCTCCAAACGAAACGGATTACCTACCTACCCCTGTCTCACTTGAGGTTGACACGGAGGGGCAGTGCTGCGGCCGAACCGGCCCCGATCAGGTGCGTCCTGGTAAGGGGAGTGATCATGGGAAGTGGCCGGAGTCGCCGTGGGTTGGCGCTGTTGATTGGGATTGTGCTGGTAGGTGTTGTCGGGGCGTGTTCTTCTCCGGCGCCGGAATCACCTTCCCCGGAGCTATTCCCCCAGCAACCGGGGGTACCCCCACCATCTGAGGTTTGGCCGACTCCTGACGTGTGGCCGAAGATTAACTACATGGAGGACCTCGCCCTTGCCCCCCCGGTGAAGCTGTCGACGAAGTGCGGAATCCAGTTCCTCCAGTTCGAGGGGTACACGTGGGAGACGTCTCCGTTCGGTGGGGGTCCCCCCACGAAGTGGGGGAATGGTGGGCCGCCTCCGGGTTGGCCGAGCCCCTACGCCATGGGCGGAGTCAGGTTCCTGAAAGGGAAAGCCCTTTATTCGTTCGTGAATGATCCGAAGCCGGGGGACGTACTGCGATTCAAGTCGATCTACAAGCCGCGCGAGTTGCGGTTCCACTTCACGACTAAGACTCCGCCTCCCTGCCCCTGATGCCTGGGCGCCCGGTCGGCGGCCAGTGCCGGGAACTTCCGACGCGGCTCTGGCGTCAGAAACCAGGACGCGTGCTGCACCGCGGCCGAGTCGGCCCCGATCAGCGGCGTGCTGGTAAGGAGAGTGATCATGGGAAGTGGCCGGAGTCGCCGCAGGCTCGCGATGGTGGTAGCGATCGTGCTGGCAGGTGTTGTCGCGGGGTGTTCTTCGCCCGCGCCGGAATCGCCTTCCCCGGAGCCTTTCCCTGAGCCTTTCCCATCTGAGGTTTGGCCGACTCCTGATGTGTGGCCGAAGGGTAGCTACCTCGACGACCTCCTCGACGCCAATCCGGTGAAGCTGTCGACGAAGTGCGGGATACAGTTCCTCGAGGCCGGGGGGTACACGTGGGAGACGTCGCCTTTTGGTGGGGGTCCCCCCACGAAGTGGGGGAATGGTGGGCCGCCTCCGGGATGGCCGAGCCCCTACGCCAAGGGATACGTCATGTTCCTGAAGAGGGGAGCCCTCTTTTCGCACGTGAATGATCCGAAGCAGGGGGACGTACTGCGATTCGAGTCGAAGTACAAGCCGCGCGCGCTGCGGTTCCACTTCACGACGAAGACTCCGCCGCCCTGCCCCTGACTCGCACCATCGACCCGCCTCGCCGGGCATCTACCACCAAAGCTCGGTGCGATGCCGGGCGATGTGCTGCGGAGTGAGCGTGGGTTGACGTTTGCGGACGAAGTCCCGGCGGGCCTGGTGGAACGGATGCCCAGGGTCGAAGAACTGCGTTGCGACCTCGGCGAGTTCCTCCTCGCGGTAGCGCTGCAGCGGCTTGTCGTCCTCGTGGATCGCGCGATCGCGGACCTTCTCGTCGAGGAGGTGATCGAGTCCCGGATCATTGGCGAGCGTTGTGGCCCGCCCTCGCACCCACTCCTGGAAGGTCCCGTTGACGCTGTCGGACATCTCGTCGACCAGCCCAATGTCTACCGCGCGTGGGATGCCGAGAGGCTGCATGCCCTGCGTCAGGACGTTTGTCAGGTCGGTGCCGACTTTGCGAGGCAGCAAGTATGTCCAGTACTCCGACCCGTACAGCTCGCCCATGGACCTGTAGTGCGGATTGAGGACCACACCCCGGCGGCACCAGACGTAGTCGGCGGCTAGCGCGAGTGGCACACCTCCGGCCCCGGCGTTGCCGTGCAGTGCTGCGACCACGAGCTTGTCAGTCATCTGGATTAGGGCGGCGACTACGTCGTC
It includes:
- a CDS encoding tyrosine-type recombinase/integrase, coding for MSVPVSIPTSSAGGGIPKSGDPLVDEYLAFVAARARPNTLLAQVFDLRVFFAAVDVGVCDVSTADVLAFITSQRAPRRGGNVVRFSDGEAGLAASTIKRRLASVSGLYSYLAARGLVGANPVPRSLATRRAGGRGVPLIRSARRLPRVLSPVEVNDLVAALRTDRDRAMVAAMVLGGLRRCEVLGLSLADISPGDKRVWITHGKGGHERIVPLAGSFFVVLGAYLDAERPADSPTDRVFVVLKGPHRGHPLSAAGVDEILSGARGRAGLVHATCHELRHTCFTRLREAGMALEAIQAQAGHASIETTRIYLHLSNDWLHGQYSKAMDVIDGVGFDPQAQP
- a CDS encoding site-specific integrase, encoding MNTPVISNLITSESEGLDRIARGYVRAATTASAGKCRARAAMRFNARFGSLAHWLEVPIGQRMAVAVEDRAYAAHAAVMAHQVVDAQFVVISKGQWGRHITCREPLAAAQFTSEAASLGFTEGQIRHMWSRLAQICVVTGRSPDTLSAQEYVSGRQALFQAATAERRATNALTTPLFGLDAVMFHRGQCPAPTGRRSSNPGHEIDWDTVAAQAPQLAATMRRYLGQIAISLRPGSVALIDTALRQLAGLLIAGHPDVTCVANISRQHIEAYRTWLVARPGYRRQPHLSKTTIGMRMGHLRGFFERIIEWGYDDIPHRIPVYSCDRPIKDTPLPRFLDDPTAAKFMAAARALPDPFDRLAIELLARTGMRKGELLALTIDAVVQIGSDYWLRTPVGKLHNDRYIPLHPVLKDMIDVWLADRPDWQTSNLLLTFRGRPIPQTRVDGAVRRAAAAAGIGHVHPHQLRHTLATQAINRGMSLEAIAALLGHKTMTMTMLYARIGDRTVAEEYFNVTAKVEALYHDPSKVILPAEAEGSAMAHLRTETHRLLGNGYCTRPAILDCQFETICESCTFFLTSTKFLPVLQNQRDDAACKGQVARQHIFDAILHQLDTTGT